In Corvus cornix cornix isolate S_Up_H32 chromosome 4A, ASM73873v5, whole genome shotgun sequence, one genomic interval encodes:
- the ERCC6L gene encoding DNA excision repair protein ERCC-6-like, with translation MAAPGPGAAAEEEQYRRLVTSAKAAASDGELEEALRLFRLAAAIRPSEKLRGRMQRVEEALAAAEQEQEEEEDEGFVDVCGSGLLIYGEMHGKLFQHQREGVAFLYRLHREGKPGGILADDMGLGKTIQVIAFLSGMFDAELVQHVLLIMPTTLVSSWLAEFARWTPGLRVKEFHGNSKTERTRNLERVQRKNGIVITSYQMLINNWKQLASRHEEEFVWDYVILDEAHKIKCPSNKTTKCVYAIPAQHRVLLTGTPVQNNLREMWSLFDFACQGSLLGTAKTFKMEYENPITRAREKDATPGEKALGLKISENLMAIIKPYFLRRTKEDIKSYHADEVDAPLPEDPSENKAPVMPSLTRKNDFVVWVYLAPVQEEIYRNFLCLDHVKEVLMTTRSPLAELTVLKKLCDHPRLLSARACLQLGLEEQEGSEQDYRMEAGMLPGMNKIDHLSDETVIQESGKMQFLVGLLERLREEGHRTLVFSQSRKMLDIIELVLSRRQFQILRIDGTVTHLTERERRINAFQSNTDYSVFLLTTQVGGVGITLTAASRVVIFDPSWNPATDAQAVDRAYRIGQKENVVIYRLITCGTVEEKIYRRQVFKDSLIRQTTGDKKNPFRYFSKQELRELFTLEDTRTSATQIQLQSLHAMQRKSDLQLDEHLAYLHSLAMFGISDHDLIYTKEMAHEEQVESEEAHQYIQRRVQKAHELVQLESQLRDQRMEGMRNACEEMWQRPSGSVSGPKKLSPGLNDKNHFVSPPVADAHEKDKAIDLTEDEEAQVLDVSSKMTTLTLADWDEEKLVQDVSSIETKVLDTSKTAEQSGIQESEQNPESSITPSSPALEKESQSPQEKQHSQVHSDSLAKARNDLSGHCHNPSKSGMADDPKRDAELSVQVLDPHTPLGTEQNNVPEPASASAVLSLSNVTPEIDAELYKSHVLEHSLEGTSAPSLQDQVDFNLVLEESEEEWQDASNGEGSVEHPEKESIQLQAESLCKSPDKESPTKTWPSETSSHGKRSPTAEEEPNAFLQGSEASEESSGLFTFGRKKRLNRIASDSESEDQPEQVPSSPSDSAWHRVPEGISASTPKYDTSRAKGIFSPQLNNSGNRSNASRHSFISRLVDEVEDIGEIMGTTDEEGDDHSDEEQDRFVEEEAEECTGESAETEEEPTGETLDTSEGSSHTDSVESEQSEAEETESSQEESTGDAELQSGEQIDCFTQESRSEKGIGQSSSTAAGDYDTLVHSGKKLQNDGKFQEALDCFLQALDIKSGDPEVMLLTLNLYRQLAQK, from the exons ATGGCCGCCCCTGGGCCGGGAGCGGCCGCGGAGGAGGAGCAGTACCGGAG GCTCGTGACCAGCGCGAAGGCGGCGGCGAGCGAcggggagctggaggaggcGCTGCGGCTGTTCCGGCTGGCGGCCGCTATCCGCCCCAGCGAGAAGCTGCGGGGCCGCATGCAGCGCGTGGAGGAGGCGCTGGCGGCGGccgagcaggagcaggaggaggaggaggatgagggcTTCGTGGACGTGTGCGGCAGCGGCCTGCTGATCTACGGGGAGATGCACGGGAAGTTGTTCCAGCACCAGCGGGAAGGTGTTGCGTTCCTGTACCGCCTGCACCGGGAGGGCAAGCCTGGTGGCATCCTGGCAGACGACATGGGCCTGGGCAAGACCATCCAGGTGATTGCCTTCCTCTCGGGTATGTTTGACGCCGAGCTTGTCCAGCACGTCCTGCTCATCATGCCCACCACCCTAGTCAGCAGCTGGCTGGCTGAGTTCGCTCGCTGGACCCCTGGCCTACGCGTCAAGGAGTTCCATGGCAACAGCAAGACAGAGCGCACCAGGAAcctggagagggtccagaggAAGAATGGCATCGTCATCACGAGCTACCAGATGCTCATAAACAATTGGAAGCAGCTGGCCAGCCGCCACGAGGAGGAGTTTGTCTGGGACTACGTCATTCTCGATGAAGCACATAAGATCAAGTGCCCGTCAAACAAAACGACCAAGTGTGTGTACGCGATCCCGGCCCAGCACCGCGTCCTGCTCACAGGCACCCCTGTGCAGAACAACCTGCGGGAAATGTGGTCCCTGTTTGACTTTGCCTGCCAAGGCTCCCTCCTGGGAACTgccaaaacttttaaaatggaatatgAGAATCCCATTACCAGGGCAAGGGAGAAGGATGCGACTCCAGGTGAGAAAGCACTGGGGCTAAAGATATCGGAGAATCTCATGGCCATTATAAAGCCCTATTTCCTCAGAAGGACCAAGGAAGACATCAAAAGCTATCATGCTGATGAAGTGGATGCTCCTCTTCCTGAGGATCCAAGTGAGAACAAGGCCCCTGTCATGCCATCTCTCACTAGGAAAAATGACTTTGTTGTGTGGGTGTACCTGGCACCGGTGCAGGAAGAAATCTACAGGAACTTTCTCTGCTTGGATCACGTGAAGGAAGTGCTGATGACAACCCGATCACCTTTGGCTGAGCTGACAGTCCTGAAGAAACTCTGTGACCACCCCAGGCTTCTGTCTGCGAGAGCCTGTCTCCAGCTGGGCTTGGAAGAGCAGGAGGGCTCCGAGCAGGATTACAGGATGGAAGCAGGTATGCTTCCAGGCATGAACAAAATAGATCATCTCTCTGATGAGACTGTGATCCAGGAGTCTGGAAAAATGCAGTTCCTTGTGGGGCTGCTGGAACGGCTGAGAGAAGAGGGACACCGAACCCTGGTGTTCTCACAGTCGAGGAAGATGCTGGATATCATAGAGCTCGTTCTGTCTCGCCGACAATTCCAGATCCTGCGCATCGATGGCACGGTGACCCACCTGACGGAGCGGGAGAGGCGCATCAACGCCTTCCAGAGCAACACGGACTACTCTGTCTTCCTGCTCACCACGCAGGTTGGGGGTGTTGGCATAACCTTGACAGCAGCCAGCCGAGTGGTGATCTTTGATCCCAGCTGGAATCCAGCAACTGATGCTCAGGCTGTGGACAGAGCTTACAGGATTGGGCAAAAAGAGAACGTAGTGATTTACAGACTGATCACCTGCGGCACCGTGGAAGAGAAGATATACAGGCGGCAGGTATTCAAGGACTCTTTAATCAGACAGACCACCGGTGACAAAAAGAACCCATTCCGTTATTTCTCCAAACAGGAACTAAGGGAGCTGTTCACGCTGGAAGATACTCGGACGTCTGCGACTCAGATCCAGCTGCAGTCCCTGCACGCCATGCAAAGGAAGTCTGATCTGCAGCTGGATGAGCACCTTGCTTACCTGCATTCCCTGGCAATGTTTGGCATTTCCGACCACGACCTGATCTACACAAAGGAGATGGCTCACGAGGAGCAGGTGGAGAGTGAGGAAGCTCATCAGTACATCCAGCGGAGGGTACAGAAAGCCCACGAGCTGGTCCAGCTGGAGTCCCAGCTCAGAGATCAGAGGATGGAGGGGATGAGAAATGCTTGTGAAGAGATGTGGCAAAGACCATCGGGATCAGTTTCCGGGCCTAAGAAGTTGTCTCCAGGGTTGAATGACAAAAATCACTTTGTTTCACCACCAGTAGCTGATGCAcatgaaaaagacaaagcaatTGATCTTACAGAGGATGAGGAGGCCCAGGTGCTCGATGTCAGCTCCAAAATGACAACTCTGACTCTTGCTGACTGGGATGAAGAGAAACTGGTACAAGATGTATCCAGTATAGAGACAAAAGTGCTCGATACCAGCAAGACAGCAGAACAATCTGGTATACAAGAATCTGAGCAAAATCCTGAATCTAGCATTACACCATCATCCCCTGCACTTGAGAAAGAGAGTCAAAGCCCCCAAGAGAAACAGCATTCACAGGTACATTCAGACAGCTTGGCCAAGGCAAGGAATGACTTGTCTGGGCATTGTCACAATCCCTCCAAGTCTGGCATGGCTGACGATCCTAAAAGGGATGCAGAACTGTCAGTTCAGGTACTTGACCCACACACTCCCCTGGGGACGGAGCAGAACAATGTTCCTGAGCcagcttctgcttctgcagtgctgagttTATCAAATGTTACACCAGAAATCGATGCTGAGCTCTACAAGTCTCACGTGTTGGAACACAGCTTGGAGGGTACAtctgctccttctctccaggATCAAGTTGACTTCAATCTGGTTCTGGAAGAATCTGAAGAGGAATGGCAGGATGCCTCAAATGGAGAAGGATCAGTGGAACACCCTGAGAAGGAGAGCATACAACTCCAGGCAGAAAGCTTGTGTAAATCTCCAGACAAAGAATCTCCAACCAAAACTTGGCCAAGTGAGACCAGTAGCCACGGCAAACGCTCTCCCACAGCTGAGGAAGAGCCAAATGCCTTTCTGCAAGGCAGTGAAGCATCGGAGGAAAGCAGTGGTCTCTTTACTTTTGGTAGGAAGAAACGCTTAAACAGAATTGCTTCAGACAGTGAGAGTGAAGATCAGCCTGAACAAGtgccctcctctccctcagacAGCGCTTGGCACCGAGTTCCAGAAGGAATTAGCGCTTCCACCCCTAAATATGACACCAGTAGAGCTAAAGGCATCTTTTCTCCCCAACTAAATAACAGTGGTAACAGGTCTAACGCTTCCAGACACTCGTTCATCAGCAGGTTGGTAGATGAGGTGGAGGACATTGGCGAAATCATGGGAACCACTGATGAGGAAGGTGATGATCACAGTGATGAGGAGCAAGACAGGTTTGTGGAAGAAGAAGCTGAGGAGTGCACTGGGGAATCTGCTGAGACTGAAGAAGAACCTACTGGAGAAACCCTTGATACAAGTGAAGGGTCCTCCCACACAGACAGTGTGGAATCTGAGCAGTCCGAGGCAGAGGAGACGGAGTCATCTCAGGAGGAATCCACGGGTGACGCTGAGCTCCAGTCGGGTGAGCAGATTGACTGCTTCACCCAGGAAAGCAGGTCTGAAAAAGGCATTGGGCAGAGCTCCTCTACTGCTGCAGGAGATTACGACACTTTGGTGCACAGTGGGAAGAAACTTCAGAATGATGGAAAATTCCAGGAGGCGTTGGACTGCTTCCTGCAAGCTCTTGACATAAAAAGTGGAGATCCTGAAGTTATGCTTCTGACCCTGAACTTGTACAGACAGCTGGCCCAGAAGTGA
- the PIN4 gene encoding peptidyl-prolyl cis-trans isomerase NIMA-interacting 4: protein MAPKGKGKAGKGGDSGGGSSEGKAQGPKGGGSAVKVRHILCEKHGRAMEAMEKLKAGQRFSEVAAQYSEDKARQGGDLGWMTRGSMVGPFQEAAFALPVSSMDKPVYTDPPVKTKFGYHIIMVEGRK from the exons ATGGCTCCGAAGGGGAAAGGCAAAGCCGGGAAGG GCGGCGacagcggcggcggcagcagcgagGGCAAAGCACAGGGCCCGAAGGGAGGCGGCAGTGCCGTCAAG GTTCGGCACATCCTGTGCGAGAAGCACGGCCGGGCCATGGAGGCCATGGAGAAGCTGAAGGCCGGGCAGCGCTTTAGCGAGGTGGCGGCACAGTACAGCGAGGACAAGGCCAGGCAAGGG GGAGACCTGGGCTGGATGACCAGAGGCTCCATGGTGGGACCATTCCAGGAGGCAGCGTTTGCCCTGCCTGTGAGCAGCATGGACAAGCCCGTGTACACTGACCCTCCCGTCAAGACCAAGTTTGGATACCACATTATCATGGtggaaggcagaaaataa